The proteins below are encoded in one region of Oncorhynchus gorbuscha isolate QuinsamMale2020 ecotype Even-year linkage group LG01, OgorEven_v1.0, whole genome shotgun sequence:
- the LOC124045490 gene encoding inhibitor of growth protein 1-like isoform X1 → MLNPANGDPVHVVTNYVEEYLDLVESLPFDLQRSVSLMKEIDAKYQDVLQELDDAYERYRRESDPLQRRRMQLSIQRALISSQELGDEKIQIAGQMVELVENRSRQVDWHSELLHNSQEIPEIHVPTSTAMTTTTASMSTSAVTTTPGKVGHHDKRRDEATPGSVGGGEKSGGKRSRRQKNGENRESYGGMDHGDEAGMGAAREKRAKMSSSKKKKRSKGKSEREVSPPDLPIDPDEPTYCLCEQVSYGEMIGCDNDECPIEWFHFSCVGLHHKPKGKWFCPKCRGENEKIMDKALERVKKERAYNR, encoded by the exons ATGCTAAATCCGGCAAACGGTGACCCGGTCCACGTCGTTACAAATTATGTGGAAGAATATTTGGACTTGGTCGAATCACTACCATTCGACCTACAGAGGAGCGTGTCTCTTATGAAAGAAATTGACGCAAAATACCAAG ATGTCCTGCAGGAGCTGGATGATGCTTATGAGCGCTACCGTCGGGAGTCCGACCCTCTCCAGCGGCGCAGAATGCAGCTGTCCATCCAGAGAGCTCTCATCAGCAGCCAGGAGCTAGGAGATGAGAAGATCCAGATTGCTGGGCAGATG GTGGAATTGGTGGAGAACCGTAGCCGGCAGGTGGACTGGCATTCTGAGCTCCTCCACAACTCCCAGGAGATCCCAGAGATCCATGTACCCACATCAACTGCTATGACGACGACTACAGCCTCCATGTCAACGTCAGCAGTGACAACCACGCCGGGCAAAGTGGGTCACCACGACAAGAGGCGTGATGAGGCAACGCCAGGCTCAGTCGGTGGAGGGGAAAAGTCTGGCGGGAAACGTTCGCGGCGGCAGAAGAACGGAGAGAACCGGGAGAGCTATGGAGGCATGGATCATGGTGATGAGGCGGGCATGGGGGCAGCCAGGGAAAAGAGGGCCAAAATGTCATCgtccaagaagaagaagaggtcaAAGGGCAAATCAGAGAGGGAGGTGTCACCCCCAGACCTGCCCATCGACCCAGATGAGCCCACCTACTGCCTGTGTGAACAGGTGTCTTACGGCGAGATGATTGGCTGTGATAATGACGAGTGTCCCATTGAGTGGTTCCACTTCTCCTGTGTGGGGCTACATCACAAGCCCAAGGGGAAGTGGTTCTGCCCCAAATGCAGGGGTGAGAATGAGAAGATCATGGACAAGGCCCTGGAGAGGGTGAAGAAGGAGAGGGCCTACAACAGGTAG
- the LOC124045490 gene encoding inhibitor of growth protein 1-like isoform X2 encodes MQLSIQRALISSQELGDEKIQIAGQMVELVENRSRQVDWHSELLHNSQEIPEIHVPTSTAMTTTTASMSTSAVTTTPGKVGHHDKRRDEATPGSVGGGEKSGGKRSRRQKNGENRESYGGMDHGDEAGMGAAREKRAKMSSSKKKKRSKGKSEREVSPPDLPIDPDEPTYCLCEQVSYGEMIGCDNDECPIEWFHFSCVGLHHKPKGKWFCPKCRGENEKIMDKALERVKKERAYNR; translated from the exons ATGCAGCTGTCCATCCAGAGAGCTCTCATCAGCAGCCAGGAGCTAGGAGATGAGAAGATCCAGATTGCTGGGCAGATG GTGGAATTGGTGGAGAACCGTAGCCGGCAGGTGGACTGGCATTCTGAGCTCCTCCACAACTCCCAGGAGATCCCAGAGATCCATGTACCCACATCAACTGCTATGACGACGACTACAGCCTCCATGTCAACGTCAGCAGTGACAACCACGCCGGGCAAAGTGGGTCACCACGACAAGAGGCGTGATGAGGCAACGCCAGGCTCAGTCGGTGGAGGGGAAAAGTCTGGCGGGAAACGTTCGCGGCGGCAGAAGAACGGAGAGAACCGGGAGAGCTATGGAGGCATGGATCATGGTGATGAGGCGGGCATGGGGGCAGCCAGGGAAAAGAGGGCCAAAATGTCATCgtccaagaagaagaagaggtcaAAGGGCAAATCAGAGAGGGAGGTGTCACCCCCAGACCTGCCCATCGACCCAGATGAGCCCACCTACTGCCTGTGTGAACAGGTGTCTTACGGCGAGATGATTGGCTGTGATAATGACGAGTGTCCCATTGAGTGGTTCCACTTCTCCTGTGTGGGGCTACATCACAAGCCCAAGGGGAAGTGGTTCTGCCCCAAATGCAGGGGTGAGAATGAGAAGATCATGGACAAGGCCCTGGAGAGGGTGAAGAAGGAGAGGGCCTACAACAGGTAG
- the naxd gene encoding ATP-dependent (S)-NAD(P)H-hydrate dehydratase isoform X2 yields the protein MLAISTRGFLWSDVETRTLLNIWGEQDIQTALDGNFRNSHVYRDVARRLGEMGFERTPEQCRVRIKSLKRQFLLAKEGNLRNNGQYHKICKFYDAMERILSSRPQIDPQELLDSGAVGDETMDGTEEEEDTDPPQHPYLESTGECSYPETQVKMEYPPIPIPVTVGNGTTVRQTSSSQSASGPSSSRPKRPKKRHADLPLDSLMERFLEQSAEAEQSFYQLEEQRLQVEDRRREAEHARELHMLQVLGQMFSSIATRNPVAPATTAMPPARNTMESTMQPGVPMSASSHMMRGRSCHLRVRSPQSQAEWPSYHTQPQSNAGSQTLVIERSFSLGTAARTGMDDILPLVKNIVPPLTSKKHKGQDGRIGIIGGCQEYTGAPYFAAISALKVGADLSHVFCTKDAAIVIKSYSPELIVHPVLDSPNAVEEIEKWLPRLHSLVVGPGLGRDDKLLKNAKEVIEKSKARDIPIVIDADGLWLVAQQPSVIQGYQKGILTPNYMEFTRLYEAMYHEPLDSSDHQRSAMELSVAMGNLTVVLKGEEDLITDGNKVILCRQEGSGRRCGGQGDLLSGSLGVLAHWAYASSADMTKSVNPSVVAAFGACSLTRQCNKQAFHKHGRATTTTDMIQEISSAFKKLFES from the exons ATGCTCGCCATTTCAACACGGGGCTTTCTGTGGTCGGATGTCGAGACCAGAACCTTGCTTAACATCTGGGGCGAGCAGGACATCCAGACAGCGTTGGATGGAAACTTCAGAAACAGTCATGTCTACCGCGACGTCGCCCGAAGGTTGGGAGAGATGGGGTTCGAAAGAACCCCAGAGCAGTGTAGGGTGCGAATCAAAAGCCTGAAAAGGCAGTTCCTCCTGGCCAAGGAGGGTAACCTGAGGAACAATGGACAATACCACAAGATCTGCAAATTCTACGATGCCATGGAGAGGATCCTGAGCAGCCGTCCCCAGATTGACCCCCAAGAGCTGCTAGACAGTGGGGCTGTGGGGGATGAGACCATGGATgggacagaggaggaagaggacacaGACCCTCCACAGCACCCATACCTGGAGAGCACAGGGGAATGCTCCTATCCAGAGACCCAAGTGAAGATGGAATACCCTCCCATCCCTATCCCTGTGACCGTGGGAAATG GCACCACAGTCAGACAGACCAGCAGCAGCCAGTCAGCTAGTGGGCCCTCCTCCAGCCGACCCAAGCGGCCCAAGAAGCGGCACGCCGACCTGCCCCTGGACAGTCTGATGGAGCGATTCCTGGAGCAGAGTGCTGAGGCAGAGCAGAGCTTCTACCAGTTGGAGGAGCAGCGTCTGCAGGTCGAGGACCGGCGACGAGAGGCTGAACATGCCCGCGAGCTCCACATGCTCCAGGTGTTGGGACAGATGTTCTCCAGCATCGCTACCAGAAACCCTGTCGCCCCCGCAACCACAGCAATGCCGCCTGCTCGGAATACCATGGAGTCTACCATGCAGCCCGGTGTGCCGATGTCCGCCTCCAGCCATATGATGCGTGGTCGTTCGTGTCACCTCCGAGTCCGCTCGCCCCAATCCCAGGCTGAGTGGCCCAGCTACCACACTCAGCCACAGTCCAACGCAGGTTCTCAGACTTTAG TCATCGAGCGCTCCTTCTCCCTTGGGACAGCCGCACGCACAGGCATGGATGATATCCTTCCACTGGTGAAAAATATAGTCCCTCCATTGACATCTAAAAAGCACAAAGGCCAAGACGGGCGGATTGGGATTATTGGGGGATGTCAAGA GTATACAGGAGCTCCGTACTTTGCTGCTATTTCTGCATTGAAAGTG GGGGCCGACCTGTCACACGTGTTCTGCACTAAAGACGCAGCGATAGTGATCAAATCCTACAGTCCGGAGCTCATAGTTCATCCTGTGCT GGACAGCCCCAATGCAGTGGAGGAGATAGAGAAATGGCTCCCCAGACTCCATAGCCTGGTGGTGGGACCGGGGCTAGGCAGAGATGACAAGCTGCTGAAAAACGCCAAG GAAGTAATTGAGAAGTCCAAAGCAAGAGATATCCCTATAGTTATTGATGCA GATGGGCTGTGGCTGGTTGCTCAGCAGCCATCAGTCATCCAAGGGTACCAGAAGGGCATCCTGACTCCCAACTACATGGAGTTCACCCGGTTGTATGAGGCTATG TACCATGAGCCTCTGGATAGCAGTGACCATCAAAGGAGTGCCATGGAGCTCAGTGTTGCCATGGGCAACCTGACCGTGGTGCTCAAGGGGGAGGAAGACCTAATCACCGACGGTAACAAGG TGATCTTGTGCAGACAGGAGGGCAGCGGGCGGCGGTGTGGGGGGCAAGGAGACCTCCTATCTGGCTCTCTGGGAGTGCTGGCACACTGGGCATACGCCTCCTCAGCAGACATGACCAAAAG TGTGAACCCATCAGTGGTGGCAGCTTTTGGGGCCTGTTCTCTGACCAGACAGTGTAACAAACAGGCCTTTCACAAACATGGCcgagccaccaccaccacagacatGATCCAGGAGATCAGCTCTGCCTTCAAAAAACTATTTGAGAGTTGA
- the naxd gene encoding ATP-dependent (S)-NAD(P)H-hydrate dehydratase isoform X1 has protein sequence MLAISTRGFLWSDVETRTLLNIWGEQDIQTALDGNFRNSHVYRDVARRLGEMGFERTPEQCRVRIKSLKRQFLLAKEGNLRNNGQYHKICKFYDAMERILSSRPQIDPQELLDSGAVGDETMDGTEEEEDTDPPQHPYLESTGECSYPETQVKMEYPPIPIPVTVGNGTTVRQTSSSQSASGPSSSRPKRPKKRHADLPLDSLMERFLEQSAEAEQSFYQLEEQRLQVEDRRREAEHARELHMLQVLGQMFSSIATRNPVAPATTAMPPARNTMESTMQPGVPMSASSHMMRGRSCHLRVRSPQSQAEWPSYHTQPQSNAGSQTLVIERSFSLGTAARTGMDDILPLVKNIVPPLTSKKHKGQDGRIGIIGGCQEYTGAPYFAAISALKVGADLSHVFCTKDAAIVIKSYSPELIVHPVLDSPNAVEEIEKWLPRLHSLVVGPGLGRDDKLLKNAKEVIEKSKARDIPIVIDADGLWLVAQQPSVIQGYQKGILTPNYMEFTRLYEAMVSLPVLAQCVCLFIINPLCFQYHEPLDSSDHQRSAMELSVAMGNLTVVLKGEEDLITDGNKVILCRQEGSGRRCGGQGDLLSGSLGVLAHWAYASSADMTKSVNPSVVAAFGACSLTRQCNKQAFHKHGRATTTTDMIQEISSAFKKLFES, from the exons ATGCTCGCCATTTCAACACGGGGCTTTCTGTGGTCGGATGTCGAGACCAGAACCTTGCTTAACATCTGGGGCGAGCAGGACATCCAGACAGCGTTGGATGGAAACTTCAGAAACAGTCATGTCTACCGCGACGTCGCCCGAAGGTTGGGAGAGATGGGGTTCGAAAGAACCCCAGAGCAGTGTAGGGTGCGAATCAAAAGCCTGAAAAGGCAGTTCCTCCTGGCCAAGGAGGGTAACCTGAGGAACAATGGACAATACCACAAGATCTGCAAATTCTACGATGCCATGGAGAGGATCCTGAGCAGCCGTCCCCAGATTGACCCCCAAGAGCTGCTAGACAGTGGGGCTGTGGGGGATGAGACCATGGATgggacagaggaggaagaggacacaGACCCTCCACAGCACCCATACCTGGAGAGCACAGGGGAATGCTCCTATCCAGAGACCCAAGTGAAGATGGAATACCCTCCCATCCCTATCCCTGTGACCGTGGGAAATG GCACCACAGTCAGACAGACCAGCAGCAGCCAGTCAGCTAGTGGGCCCTCCTCCAGCCGACCCAAGCGGCCCAAGAAGCGGCACGCCGACCTGCCCCTGGACAGTCTGATGGAGCGATTCCTGGAGCAGAGTGCTGAGGCAGAGCAGAGCTTCTACCAGTTGGAGGAGCAGCGTCTGCAGGTCGAGGACCGGCGACGAGAGGCTGAACATGCCCGCGAGCTCCACATGCTCCAGGTGTTGGGACAGATGTTCTCCAGCATCGCTACCAGAAACCCTGTCGCCCCCGCAACCACAGCAATGCCGCCTGCTCGGAATACCATGGAGTCTACCATGCAGCCCGGTGTGCCGATGTCCGCCTCCAGCCATATGATGCGTGGTCGTTCGTGTCACCTCCGAGTCCGCTCGCCCCAATCCCAGGCTGAGTGGCCCAGCTACCACACTCAGCCACAGTCCAACGCAGGTTCTCAGACTTTAG TCATCGAGCGCTCCTTCTCCCTTGGGACAGCCGCACGCACAGGCATGGATGATATCCTTCCACTGGTGAAAAATATAGTCCCTCCATTGACATCTAAAAAGCACAAAGGCCAAGACGGGCGGATTGGGATTATTGGGGGATGTCAAGA GTATACAGGAGCTCCGTACTTTGCTGCTATTTCTGCATTGAAAGTG GGGGCCGACCTGTCACACGTGTTCTGCACTAAAGACGCAGCGATAGTGATCAAATCCTACAGTCCGGAGCTCATAGTTCATCCTGTGCT GGACAGCCCCAATGCAGTGGAGGAGATAGAGAAATGGCTCCCCAGACTCCATAGCCTGGTGGTGGGACCGGGGCTAGGCAGAGATGACAAGCTGCTGAAAAACGCCAAG GAAGTAATTGAGAAGTCCAAAGCAAGAGATATCCCTATAGTTATTGATGCA GATGGGCTGTGGCTGGTTGCTCAGCAGCCATCAGTCATCCAAGGGTACCAGAAGGGCATCCTGACTCCCAACTACATGGAGTTCACCCGGTTGTATGAGGCTATGGTGAGTCTGCCAGTGCTagcgcagtgtgtgtgtttgttcattaTTAACCCTCTGTGTTTTCAGTACCATGAGCCTCTGGATAGCAGTGACCATCAAAGGAGTGCCATGGAGCTCAGTGTTGCCATGGGCAACCTGACCGTGGTGCTCAAGGGGGAGGAAGACCTAATCACCGACGGTAACAAGG TGATCTTGTGCAGACAGGAGGGCAGCGGGCGGCGGTGTGGGGGGCAAGGAGACCTCCTATCTGGCTCTCTGGGAGTGCTGGCACACTGGGCATACGCCTCCTCAGCAGACATGACCAAAAG TGTGAACCCATCAGTGGTGGCAGCTTTTGGGGCCTGTTCTCTGACCAGACAGTGTAACAAACAGGCCTTTCACAAACATGGCcgagccaccaccaccacagacatGATCCAGGAGATCAGCTCTGCCTTCAAAAAACTATTTGAGAGTTGA
- the rab20 gene encoding ras-related protein Rab-20 encodes MPELSKMRKPDVKVVILGDMNVGKTSLLHRYMDRKFKDTMSTVGGAFFLKQWGPYNISIWDTAGREQFHGLGSMYCRGAAAAILTYDVTNWQSLAELEERFLSLTDTANNDCIYAIVGNKADLTDAQAQLLANQDGLTADQRVGDWERTGEPRVPSACPTPPASPISLSGVSVNKQVSREDAEALYGRILRYKGLEETNSLPADKMCFETSAKTGYNVDALFETLFDMVLPSVLKKRTEREGSPTVDLEECEGTGKRARAACC; translated from the exons ATGCCCGAGCTTTCCAAGATGAGGAAGCCCGATGTCAAGGTTGTCATTCTGGGTGACATGAACGTTGGGAAGACCTCACTGCTCCACAGGTACATGGATAGGAAGTTTAAAGACACCATGAGCACCGTCGGAGGGGCGTTTTTCCTCAAACAGTGGGGACCCTACAATATCTCAATTTGGGACACTGCTG GTCGGGAGCAGTTCCACGGGCTGGGCTCCATGTACTGCCGGGGCGCTGCTGCTGCCATCCTCACCTACGATGTGACCAACTGGCAGAGCCTGGCTGAGCTGGAGGAGCGCTTCCTGTCCCTCACCGACACAGCCAATAATGACTGCATCTACGCCATCGTGGGCAACAAGGCTGACCTCACAGACGCCCAGGCCCAGCTGCTAGCCAACCAGGATGGCCTGACAGCGGACCAGAGAGTGGGGGACTGGGAGAGGACTGGGGAGCCCAGGGTGCCTTCTGCCTGTCCCACCCCTCCAgcctcccccatctccctgtcAGGGGTGTCAGTCAACAAGCAGGTGAGCCGGGAGGACGCAGAGGCGTTGTATGGGAGGATCCTTAGATACAAGGGTCTGGAAGAGACGAACAGCCTGCCTGCGGACAAGATGTGCTTCGAGACTAGTGCCAAGACAGGCTACAACGTAGACGCTCTGTTTGAGACGCTGTTCGACATGGTGCTGCCCTCCGTCCTCAAGaagaggactgagagagagggatcgCCCACTGTGGACCTGGAAGAGTGCGAAGGGACAGGAAAACGGGCTAGGGCCGCCTGCTGCTAG